A DNA window from Alistipes sp. ZOR0009 contains the following coding sequences:
- a CDS encoding hybrid sensor histidine kinase/response regulator transcription factor, which translates to MRLFGWLLLLYSFSFFDVAAAPNLRFRHYTVENGIAVNAVCCFYQDSQGFIWVGTINGLNRFDGRTFKTFDLPKGKHSSFVGNIIFSIVEDQNKCLWVGTDLGLMILDLQTERLAPFEAKTPQGVQINSRVHSIIIDRNKDIWIATLGQGLFKFEAKKQILKQYRSSVRNGNSICSDKLRRLYEDKSGVIWIASFDNGLDCFDPRTEKFKHFLPYGKPVDMRDDNILEDSKGNFWICNFNNGLAKMDRKRGVFTHYLTPNSPDHILHIRSIVEYEPGTLLLASDDGLTFFYTETGKSKTIRMDKSTPYGLNDNYLQTLFIDREKGLWVGTYFGGINYSTPFLNNFSYFSNISSEHPFPGKVVSVLCEDKANNIWIGTDDAGLIFYDVKDNRFRQYLPQKGTNSLSYKNIHALLCDDDKLWIGTFSGGLDVLDLKTGRFKNYKASDSEKSLYYSSVYALYKDNQGTIWVGTPLGLNRYNPKEDNFDRIKELYLNGISSIIQDCKGYIWVGTGDKGLFRLDKRTNKWKNYSFKEAQKTSLQNNKVSTLCIDNDSQLWIGTDGGGLIKYHYVTDDFEVVLDKLPSNNIHKIIPEGKDLWISTNKGIVKFNTQTKRYRVYTQLDGLQGDQFSPNAGLKSKSGKIYFGGINGFNSFDPNKMVINRANPTVQLSDFYLFNKLVTPGDDKSPLKNSIGYEREITLSHNQSMIGFEFVALSFIAPNKNRYAYKLEGFDKDWIEQTGEPKVTYTNLPPGRYTFRVKASNSDGVWSSNEVTLKVKVKPPFWRSNLAYILYVLLLVWITITVFRKSKEKIEKEHQNKIRQLQAEKDKELYHSKIEFFTNIVHEIRTPLTLIMGPVEYVLKSNKIVDEVREDLLVVKNNSSRLLYLVNQLMDFRKAEAGGMYLNFERVDVSMLVDGVVKQFEPSAKIKGIAIKPTYSDQVCIANVDSEAFTKAVVNIMSNALKFTRDTIAISVIPNQEQEVINIKITDNGLGIPLKEQAKVFKPFYQVKKAASNRSAGTGVGLALTKSLVELHHGELLLESYEGVETSFAIRIPLLADAEKEPIASGEGLSEIVESQEVVTSNSSFLGEPSINPSIPKVLVVDDNKEMLHFLMQQLGAKYIVVCASSGMEALKLLESNNFDLVISDVMMPEVDGYELCSRIKSNISTSHIPVLLLTAKCSVKDKIEGLEVGAEAYLEKPFSVEYLAAQIVSLLKNRKIVREKFANTPFVSPASIVSSKADENFINKLTEIIEKNISDADLSIEMLAHEMCLSRTSFFAKIKGVSGLTPNDYIRLIRLKKAAEYLSQGEYRINEVCFLVGFNSPSYFAKCFQKQFGVLPNDFRVAK; encoded by the coding sequence ATGAGATTATTCGGATGGTTATTGCTACTTTATTCGTTTTCATTTTTTGATGTAGCGGCGGCTCCGAACCTGCGGTTTAGGCACTATACTGTAGAAAATGGTATAGCTGTAAATGCGGTGTGCTGTTTTTATCAGGATAGTCAAGGGTTCATTTGGGTAGGAACAATTAATGGGTTGAACAGATTTGACGGGCGTACCTTCAAAACGTTCGATCTGCCCAAAGGGAAACATTCTTCATTCGTGGGCAATATCATATTTTCTATTGTCGAGGATCAAAACAAATGCCTGTGGGTTGGTACCGATTTGGGGTTGATGATTCTCGATCTGCAAACAGAGCGCTTAGCACCATTTGAAGCTAAAACACCGCAAGGTGTTCAAATTAATTCTAGGGTTCATTCTATTATAATTGATAGAAATAAAGATATCTGGATTGCCACATTGGGGCAGGGGCTTTTTAAGTTCGAAGCAAAGAAGCAGATCCTAAAGCAGTATAGGAGTAGCGTACGAAATGGCAATTCAATCTGTTCGGATAAGCTTAGAAGGTTATACGAGGATAAGAGCGGGGTAATTTGGATTGCCTCATTTGACAATGGCTTGGATTGTTTCGACCCCAGAACCGAGAAGTTTAAGCACTTTCTGCCTTATGGAAAACCGGTTGATATGCGCGACGATAATATTCTTGAGGATTCTAAAGGTAATTTCTGGATTTGTAACTTCAACAACGGTTTGGCTAAAATGGATCGGAAGCGGGGAGTCTTTACCCACTATCTGACACCGAACTCTCCAGATCATATACTGCACATTAGAAGCATTGTTGAGTACGAACCTGGTACTTTGCTGCTGGCTTCTGATGATGGTTTGACCTTTTTCTACACCGAAACGGGGAAGTCAAAGACAATTCGGATGGATAAGTCTACCCCCTATGGGCTGAATGATAACTATCTTCAGACTTTGTTTATTGATCGGGAAAAGGGGCTTTGGGTGGGAACCTACTTTGGGGGAATAAACTATTCAACTCCATTCTTGAATAACTTTTCCTATTTCAGCAATATTTCTAGCGAGCATCCGTTTCCGGGGAAAGTCGTTAGCGTTTTATGCGAAGATAAGGCAAACAATATTTGGATTGGAACCGACGATGCCGGTCTGATATTCTATGACGTTAAGGATAATAGATTTAGGCAGTATCTCCCACAAAAGGGAACAAATTCGCTCTCGTATAAGAATATCCATGCTTTGCTTTGCGATGATGATAAACTCTGGATTGGAACATTCTCGGGAGGGTTGGATGTCCTTGATCTAAAGACAGGAAGGTTTAAAAACTACAAGGCTTCCGATAGCGAGAAGTCTCTATACTACTCTAGCGTATACGCTTTGTATAAGGATAACCAAGGGACGATTTGGGTTGGAACTCCGTTGGGACTAAATAGGTATAATCCGAAGGAGGATAACTTCGATAGAATAAAGGAGTTGTATCTTAACGGGATAAGTTCCATCATACAAGATTGTAAAGGATATATTTGGGTTGGTACGGGCGATAAGGGATTATTTCGTTTAGATAAGCGAACTAATAAATGGAAGAATTACTCTTTTAAGGAAGCTCAAAAAACATCATTACAAAATAATAAGGTATCAACACTTTGTATCGATAATGACAGCCAGCTTTGGATTGGTACAGATGGTGGTGGACTAATCAAGTATCACTATGTAACCGACGATTTTGAGGTTGTTTTGGATAAGCTGCCATCGAACAACATTCACAAAATTATTCCTGAAGGGAAAGATCTTTGGATTTCAACGAATAAAGGTATTGTTAAGTTTAATACACAAACTAAGAGATATCGGGTTTACACACAGCTTGATGGGTTGCAGGGCGATCAGTTTTCGCCTAATGCTGGTTTAAAATCAAAATCAGGAAAGATATATTTTGGAGGCATCAACGGATTCAACAGCTTTGATCCTAATAAAATGGTGATTAATAGGGCTAATCCAACGGTTCAACTTTCCGATTTTTACCTTTTCAATAAGCTGGTTACTCCGGGAGATGATAAATCACCCCTAAAGAATTCAATAGGCTACGAAAGGGAGATAACGCTCAGCCACAATCAATCCATGATAGGCTTTGAGTTCGTAGCCCTTAGCTTTATTGCTCCTAACAAGAATAGGTATGCCTACAAGTTGGAGGGGTTCGATAAGGATTGGATTGAGCAAACAGGTGAGCCTAAGGTTACCTATACTAATCTTCCTCCGGGGCGCTACACCTTCCGGGTAAAGGCTTCGAATAGCGATGGCGTATGGAGTAGCAACGAGGTTACCCTAAAGGTTAAGGTTAAGCCTCCTTTTTGGCGCTCGAATCTTGCATACATTCTATACGTGCTGTTGCTGGTTTGGATTACGATTACGGTGTTCCGTAAATCAAAAGAAAAGATAGAGAAGGAGCATCAGAATAAAATAAGGCAACTTCAGGCAGAGAAGGACAAGGAACTATACCATTCTAAGATCGAGTTTTTTACGAATATTGTGCATGAGATTCGTACACCTCTTACCCTTATAATGGGCCCTGTAGAGTATGTTTTGAAGTCAAATAAAATTGTTGATGAGGTTCGCGAGGATCTTTTGGTGGTAAAGAATAATAGCTCGCGGTTGCTTTACTTGGTAAACCAGCTTATGGACTTTAGAAAAGCGGAGGCGGGGGGAATGTACCTCAACTTCGAGAGGGTAGATGTCAGCATGTTGGTTGATGGAGTCGTAAAGCAATTTGAGCCAAGTGCGAAAATAAAGGGGATAGCTATAAAACCAACCTATTCCGACCAGGTTTGTATTGCCAATGTCGATTCGGAGGCGTTTACAAAGGCGGTGGTAAATATTATGTCGAATGCGCTAAAGTTTACTCGCGATACGATTGCTATTAGCGTGATTCCAAATCAGGAACAAGAGGTAATTAATATAAAGATTACCGACAATGGTTTAGGAATTCCTTTAAAAGAGCAGGCGAAAGTCTTTAAACCGTTCTATCAGGTGAAGAAAGCAGCATCAAACAGAAGTGCAGGAACAGGAGTGGGGCTAGCGCTCACTAAATCGCTTGTCGAGCTGCATCATGGGGAACTTCTGTTGGAGAGTTACGAAGGAGTTGAAACATCATTTGCCATTAGAATCCCTTTGCTAGCCGATGCTGAAAAGGAGCCGATAGCCAGCGGTGAAGGTTTGTCTGAAATTGTAGAATCGCAGGAGGTTGTGACATCAAACAGCAGCTTCCTAGGTGAACCAAGTATTAACCCGTCTATTCCTAAGGTATTGGTGGTAGATGATAATAAGGAGATGCTCCATTTTCTTATGCAGCAGCTGGGGGCGAAGTATATCGTTGTATGCGCATCATCAGGGATGGAGGCGCTGAAGCTGCTTGAAAGCAATAACTTCGATTTGGTAATAAGCGATGTGATGATGCCCGAGGTGGATGGCTATGAGCTATGCTCGAGGATTAAAAGCAATATCAGCACCAGCCACATTCCTGTGCTACTTCTTACCGCTAAGTGCTCTGTGAAGGATAAAATTGAAGGATTAGAGGTTGGCGCCGAAGCGTATTTGGAAAAACCATTCTCGGTAGAGTATCTCGCCGCTCAAATAGTTAGCCTTCTTAAAAATCGAAAAATAGTGAGGGAGAAGTTTGCAAATACTCCATTCGTGTCACCAGCGTCTATTGTGTCGAGTAAGGCAGATGAGAATTTTATTAATAAGCTAACGGAAATAATCGAGAAGAATATATCGGACGCCGACCTTTCTATCGAAATGCTGGCGCATGAGATGTGTCTGAGCCGTACTTCTTTTTTTGCTAAGATAAAAGGTGTGTCAGGACTTACCCCGAACGACTACATCCGGCTGATCAGGCTTAAGAAGGCGGCAGAGTATCTCTCGCAAGGGGAATATAGAATCAACGAGGTGTGCTTCTTGGTTGGGTTTAACTCGCCATCCTACTTCGCGAAATGCTTTCAAAAACAGTTCGGGGTACTACCAAACGATTTTAGAGTTGCAAAGTAA
- a CDS encoding glycoside hydrolase family 97 protein has product MVKMFNMLLFVLAASLAAFSQKSYDVKSPDSKICVKIEIEKEKVTYSVNHENTVVLSSSPISMTLSTGEVLGGNPTLKKVASVSYSGVIATPIYKRKEIVDQYNEMTLTFQNGFSLQFRAYNDGVAYRFITAKKGDIKVVNEEANFCFDRDHAAYIPYVRSRKDGYGNEIEKQCYTSFESYYDNIMLSAVDSKKLMITPVLVSLEDGKKMVITESNLEDYPGLFLKGEKGATKLSGAFASYPKTEIQGGHNNLQYIVKEHDGFIAKTKGARSFPWRVVAISTNDAQLADNDLVYKLADPSRIVDASWVKPGKVAWDWWNDWNISGVDFRSGVNNQTYKYYIDFASANGISYVILDEGWATNGKADMLDVIPEINLKELVDYGRTKNVGIVLWAGYAAIDKDMEKVCKHYADMGVKGFKVDFMDRDDQKVVDFYYRLAEVAARHRLMIDYHGAYKPTGLQRTYPNVINFEGVAGLEQMKWMPTTTDQVKYDATIPFIRMVAGPMDYTQGAMRNATKANYQPIYTEPMSQGTRSHQLALYVVFESPFNMLCDTPTSYMRESECTEFIAKVPTVWDRTVAIDGKVGEYIATARQKDGTWYVGAITNWDQRNITLDLSFLGEGDYEVEAFQDGVNADRTASDYKKVLIAVPTNRMLNVKLAPGGGFAGVVRKK; this is encoded by the coding sequence ATGGTAAAGATGTTTAATATGCTCCTGTTTGTTTTGGCGGCTAGCTTGGCTGCATTTTCGCAAAAAAGTTACGATGTAAAATCCCCAGATAGCAAAATATGTGTAAAGATTGAGATTGAAAAGGAAAAGGTTACCTATTCCGTAAATCATGAAAACACAGTAGTGCTTTCTTCTTCTCCAATTTCAATGACATTGTCAACTGGAGAGGTGTTAGGTGGAAACCCAACCCTGAAAAAAGTAGCGAGTGTGAGCTATAGCGGAGTAATTGCTACTCCAATTTATAAAAGAAAAGAAATTGTCGATCAGTATAACGAGATGACGTTGACTTTTCAAAATGGTTTTAGCCTACAATTTCGAGCCTACAACGATGGTGTAGCCTACCGTTTTATAACAGCAAAAAAGGGAGATATCAAAGTGGTAAACGAGGAGGCTAACTTCTGTTTCGATAGAGATCATGCAGCCTATATTCCATACGTTCGTTCCCGTAAGGATGGTTATGGCAACGAAATAGAGAAGCAGTGCTACACTTCGTTTGAAAGCTACTACGATAATATCATGTTAAGTGCTGTAGATTCGAAGAAGTTGATGATTACTCCTGTGCTAGTTTCTTTGGAAGATGGCAAGAAAATGGTAATCACAGAGTCGAACTTAGAGGACTACCCCGGCCTGTTTTTAAAGGGAGAAAAAGGAGCGACCAAGTTGAGCGGTGCTTTTGCGTCGTATCCCAAGACAGAGATTCAGGGCGGGCATAATAACCTTCAGTACATAGTAAAGGAGCATGACGGATTTATTGCCAAAACAAAGGGAGCGCGTTCGTTTCCGTGGAGGGTGGTTGCTATCTCAACCAATGACGCCCAGCTGGCCGATAATGATTTGGTGTATAAGTTGGCCGATCCTTCTCGAATTGTTGATGCTTCGTGGGTTAAGCCTGGGAAGGTTGCCTGGGATTGGTGGAACGACTGGAACATCTCTGGAGTTGATTTTCGTTCGGGAGTAAATAACCAAACCTATAAGTACTACATCGATTTTGCCTCTGCCAATGGCATTAGTTACGTTATTCTTGATGAGGGATGGGCAACAAATGGAAAGGCAGATATGCTGGATGTTATTCCAGAAATCAACCTAAAGGAGCTGGTAGATTATGGTCGCACAAAAAATGTTGGCATCGTTTTATGGGCAGGCTATGCTGCCATCGATAAGGATATGGAGAAGGTGTGCAAGCACTATGCTGATATGGGAGTTAAGGGGTTTAAGGTCGATTTTATGGATAGGGATGACCAAAAGGTGGTCGATTTTTACTATCGCCTAGCCGAGGTTGCTGCCCGTCATAGGCTGATGATTGACTACCACGGCGCATACAAGCCTACCGGGCTACAGCGAACATATCCCAACGTTATCAACTTTGAGGGTGTTGCTGGACTGGAGCAAATGAAGTGGATGCCCACGACAACAGATCAGGTGAAGTACGATGCTACCATCCCTTTCATTCGTATGGTAGCAGGTCCAATGGATTACACCCAAGGTGCCATGCGTAATGCTACAAAGGCAAACTACCAGCCTATATACACCGAACCTATGAGTCAAGGTACCCGCAGCCATCAACTGGCGCTTTATGTGGTCTTCGAATCGCCCTTCAATATGTTGTGCGATACCCCAACAAGCTATATGCGCGAGTCCGAATGTACCGAGTTTATCGCCAAGGTGCCTACCGTATGGGATAGAACTGTTGCTATAGATGGAAAGGTGGGAGAGTATATTGCGACTGCCCGTCAAAAGGATGGAACATGGTATGTTGGGGCAATTACTAATTGGGATCAACGAAATATTACCCTCGATCTATCATTTTTAGGAGAAGGTGATTATGAAGTAGAGGCTTTCCAAGATGGTGTAAATGCGGATAGGACTGCTTCTGATTATAAAAAGGTGCTTATTGCAGTCCCTACCAATAGAATGTTGAATGTAAAGTTGGCTCCTGGAGGAGGATTTGCAGGTGTTGTTAGAAAAAAATAG
- a CDS encoding RagB/SusD family nutrient uptake outer membrane protein — MKKGIVKIALSLLLVSGLASCSDFLDINPLDSYSEANVFSDPTMAETYVNTRYTEMRTGWGSAAMRFVCDETMCNHANFNLWFFNNGQLSPDLMNNYDCWSQYYTVIKNCNIFFDNIGKVQSMSNGTRLIGEMRFLRAFYYAELVKRYGGVPIIIKTFALDGDMSLKRNTYDECVKFIVDECTEAAKLLPAKYSANNLGRATKGAALALKARMLLYAASPQFNPSNDKTKWQLAADAAKEVIDLKDESGALAYNLDPDYSGLFLNPKSSEIIFMRQYTSEFGTNADMSNSPNGYGGWSTTCILQDMVDSYEMEDGTMPTAAQYAAADGIHSTPWEHRDPRFYASVVCDGQQFRGREVEFWTSPNGTQGIDSEKSPIGAWNGSKTSYSIRKFMNENLSTNWSVASSQPWIFMRLAEVYLNYAEAEFNLGHEGVAQEYVNKIRLRARGGKSGILPDVTASGADLLKAIQHERKIELAFEDHRFFDVRRWKIAEVTENKPARRINIVKNPSTGVKTYTIGNVDKMYQDRKFLAPQNYLFPIPRTEMQRDPLLVQNPGYN; from the coding sequence ATGAAAAAAGGAATAGTAAAGATCGCACTTTCGCTTCTGCTGGTGAGTGGCTTAGCGTCGTGTAGCGATTTTCTCGATATCAATCCGTTGGATTCATATTCGGAGGCCAATGTTTTCTCAGATCCAACAATGGCTGAAACTTACGTAAATACTCGATATACCGAGATGCGCACCGGCTGGGGGTCGGCAGCAATGCGCTTTGTTTGTGACGAAACAATGTGCAATCACGCAAATTTTAATTTGTGGTTCTTTAACAACGGTCAGCTTTCGCCTGATTTAATGAATAACTACGATTGCTGGTCGCAGTACTATACTGTGATAAAGAATTGCAATATTTTTTTCGATAATATTGGCAAAGTACAATCGATGAGTAACGGCACTAGGCTCATAGGAGAGATGAGGTTTCTTCGTGCATTCTACTATGCCGAGCTGGTGAAGCGCTACGGTGGTGTTCCTATAATTATTAAAACGTTTGCTTTGGATGGAGATATGTCACTAAAGCGCAACACCTACGACGAGTGCGTAAAGTTTATTGTAGATGAGTGTACTGAGGCTGCAAAGCTACTTCCTGCAAAGTATTCGGCAAACAATTTGGGTAGAGCAACCAAAGGTGCCGCTTTGGCCCTTAAAGCTAGAATGCTGCTTTACGCTGCAAGCCCACAGTTTAATCCGAGCAACGACAAAACAAAATGGCAGCTTGCTGCTGATGCTGCTAAGGAGGTAATCGATTTAAAAGATGAGAGCGGTGCTCTTGCTTATAATCTAGATCCTGACTATAGCGGATTATTTCTCAATCCTAAAAGTTCAGAGATTATTTTTATGAGGCAGTATACTTCCGAGTTTGGAACAAATGCAGATATGAGTAACTCTCCTAATGGTTATGGAGGGTGGTCAACCACTTGTATTCTTCAGGATATGGTGGATTCCTACGAGATGGAAGATGGTACCATGCCTACAGCCGCACAGTATGCTGCCGCTGATGGAATTCATTCCACACCGTGGGAGCATCGCGATCCTCGTTTTTATGCTTCTGTTGTTTGTGATGGGCAGCAGTTCCGCGGGCGTGAGGTCGAGTTTTGGACATCTCCTAATGGCACTCAAGGGATTGACAGCGAAAAATCGCCCATTGGTGCTTGGAATGGTTCTAAGACAAGCTACTCTATCCGCAAATTTATGAACGAAAATCTTTCCACAAATTGGAGTGTAGCATCGTCTCAGCCTTGGATATTTATGCGCCTAGCAGAGGTTTACCTAAACTATGCTGAAGCAGAGTTTAATTTGGGACACGAAGGGGTTGCTCAGGAGTATGTCAACAAAATCAGATTACGAGCTCGAGGAGGAAAATCTGGAATACTTCCAGATGTCACCGCTTCGGGAGCTGATTTGCTGAAGGCAATTCAGCACGAACGTAAGATCGAACTTGCTTTCGAGGATCATCGTTTCTTTGATGTGCGCCGATGGAAAATTGCAGAAGTGACAGAAAACAAGCCTGCTCGTCGAATAAATATTGTAAAAAATCCTTCTACTGGTGTTAAAACTTATACGATTGGGAATGTTGATAAAATGTATCAAGATCGTAAATTCTTAGCCCCGCAGAATTACCTGTTCCCAATCCCACGAACTGAGATGCAGCGTGATCCTCTTTTGGTTCAAAATCCTGGATATAATTAG
- a CDS encoding SusC/RagA family TonB-linked outer membrane protein, translating to MKNVFCLRRGNVYRPLSKGRWVKVIALLLLANGLLSLPVSAALPASANAVQQGMKIGGVVSNKEGEPIIGASVIVKGTNVAASTDVDGKFILNSTKKEGVLVVSFVGYVAKEVAFTSNAPLVIQLEEKNASLNELVVVGYGTQRKTTVTGSVTSVTGKDMKQSATPNLSNAIVGRMPGVIANNRSGQPGSDYSEIYIRGKGTTGDNSPLYVIDGVANRGGFERLNPSDIESITVLKDASAAIYGAQAANGVILVTTKRGSTSKPTITYDGSYGVSQNTRTPHLMNAYQYMDYNSDLIAGFKELKNGYLDGTIDRRLYTSTDWMKVVFRPYAPQTQHSLSVRGGNENVRYFFSGGYLYQEPCFRNTNQNFTTTQFRTNLDATITKNLTVNLELAQREEDRNQSDWDAGSIMWEAYHAYPYLYDYYPNGLPGPGIEGGNNLALLNTGVTGFVKVKDNFYNTKVGFNLKLPWIVDGLSVSGYGAIDMNFHRYKNFNDQWDAYYYDVATDSYVNERPQTNGGKRSLNQSSSESRSTTYHLRLAYDKRFGDHAVSAFAAYEQNKVEGEYIYGYRENFLSGSVPYLFAGGEVNKTNDGKASISARQNYFGRANYSFKDRYLAEFTLRYDGSQNFPKDTRWGVFPGVSVGWRISEESFVKDNLSFISNLKLKASWGKLGNDRVLPFQYLSTFNLGSGAVFGESPSRLQGFTAGVVANTSITWEEVDTKNVGFESSFFGNNLTFDAQYFYSMRTHILAKKQASIPLYTGITLPDQNIAKISNSGIEVELMYRNKVGGIDYHAGGNFTFVKNNVHFMDEAASTPEWQKRTGYSMDSWLVYKSDGIYQTQAEIDATPHFQGTKPGDIKYLDVNGDGKITEDDRTRIHMGNIPEIVYGINMGASWKGFELNMLWQGQARARQLIRPLGFNIDVDYYNNRWISPTETPNAKYPRAFDTKNDYINTRDSDFWLKDASFIRLKNVEVAYTLPANLASKLKMSNIRVYVSGFNLFSIDKIKLLDPEGTNTAGMYYPQQRIYTAGVSLSF from the coding sequence ATGAAAAACGTGTTCTGCTTAAGAAGGGGCAATGTTTATCGACCTTTAAGTAAAGGAAGGTGGGTAAAGGTTATTGCGTTACTTCTACTTGCAAATGGACTACTCTCGTTGCCTGTAAGTGCTGCGCTACCAGCATCAGCAAATGCTGTGCAGCAGGGGATGAAGATTGGTGGTGTAGTTTCCAATAAAGAGGGGGAGCCCATTATTGGTGCTAGCGTGATTGTTAAAGGGACTAATGTGGCAGCATCTACCGATGTTGATGGTAAATTCATCTTGAATAGTACTAAAAAGGAAGGAGTGCTTGTCGTGAGTTTCGTTGGCTATGTTGCTAAGGAAGTTGCTTTTACTTCTAACGCTCCTTTGGTGATTCAGCTAGAAGAAAAAAATGCAAGTTTGAACGAGCTGGTGGTGGTGGGCTACGGCACGCAGCGTAAGACTACCGTTACAGGGTCGGTTACTTCAGTAACAGGTAAGGATATGAAGCAGTCGGCTACGCCCAACCTATCGAATGCCATTGTGGGGCGAATGCCAGGTGTGATTGCAAATAACCGTTCGGGACAACCTGGAAGTGACTATTCTGAGATTTATATTAGAGGTAAGGGTACTACAGGTGACAATAGTCCGCTATATGTTATAGATGGGGTTGCCAATCGGGGTGGTTTTGAGCGCTTAAATCCTAGCGATATAGAGTCGATCACTGTATTAAAAGATGCGTCAGCAGCTATTTATGGAGCCCAAGCCGCTAATGGAGTTATACTGGTAACCACCAAGCGAGGTTCTACCTCAAAGCCAACAATTACCTACGATGGCAGCTATGGTGTTTCTCAGAATACTCGTACGCCTCATCTAATGAATGCGTATCAGTATATGGACTATAATTCGGATTTGATAGCTGGTTTTAAGGAACTGAAAAATGGGTATTTAGATGGAACAATTGATAGGCGTCTATATACGAGCACGGATTGGATGAAGGTGGTTTTCCGCCCATATGCGCCGCAAACTCAGCATTCACTATCGGTTAGAGGCGGTAACGAAAATGTGAGGTACTTTTTCTCTGGAGGATATCTTTATCAGGAACCTTGCTTTAGAAATACCAATCAGAATTTTACCACAACGCAATTTCGTACAAATTTAGATGCAACGATCACGAAAAATCTTACCGTAAATTTGGAATTAGCCCAGCGAGAGGAAGATCGTAATCAGTCGGATTGGGATGCTGGTTCTATCATGTGGGAAGCCTACCATGCCTATCCATACCTGTACGACTACTATCCCAATGGATTACCAGGTCCAGGTATCGAAGGTGGAAATAATCTTGCATTGCTGAATACTGGTGTAACTGGATTTGTGAAGGTGAAGGATAACTTTTACAATACTAAGGTGGGGTTTAATTTGAAGCTGCCTTGGATTGTGGATGGACTCTCCGTGTCTGGTTACGGAGCAATTGATATGAATTTTCATCGCTATAAAAACTTTAACGATCAATGGGATGCCTACTATTATGATGTTGCAACAGACTCATATGTAAATGAGCGTCCTCAAACCAATGGAGGAAAACGTTCCTTGAATCAAAGTAGTAGCGAATCCCGAAGTACAACTTATCACCTTAGGTTGGCTTACGATAAGCGTTTTGGCGATCATGCTGTAAGTGCATTTGCCGCCTACGAGCAAAATAAGGTTGAGGGTGAGTATATCTATGGCTATCGTGAAAACTTTTTGAGTGGTAGTGTACCCTACCTTTTTGCAGGTGGTGAGGTTAATAAAACAAATGATGGTAAGGCTTCTATTTCGGCTCGACAAAACTATTTTGGACGAGCAAACTATTCTTTTAAGGATCGTTACCTTGCAGAGTTTACTCTACGTTACGATGGGTCACAAAATTTCCCTAAGGATACCCGCTGGGGAGTATTTCCCGGAGTATCAGTTGGCTGGAGAATCTCGGAAGAATCGTTTGTTAAAGATAACCTCTCCTTTATTAGCAACCTCAAACTGAAAGCATCTTGGGGTAAACTGGGCAACGACCGTGTTTTACCATTTCAATACTTGAGCACATTTAATTTGGGTTCTGGAGCCGTATTTGGAGAAAGTCCTTCTCGTTTGCAAGGTTTTACAGCAGGTGTAGTCGCAAATACTTCAATCACATGGGAAGAGGTAGACACCAAAAATGTTGGCTTTGAATCATCGTTTTTTGGGAATAACCTAACATTCGATGCTCAATACTTCTATTCGATGCGTACGCACATTCTTGCTAAAAAGCAGGCATCAATTCCTCTCTATACAGGGATAACGCTTCCTGATCAGAATATTGCAAAGATATCAAACAGCGGGATTGAAGTAGAGTTGATGTATCGCAATAAGGTAGGCGGCATTGACTATCATGCTGGAGGCAACTTTACCTTCGTGAAAAACAATGTCCATTTTATGGATGAGGCTGCGTCTACTCCCGAGTGGCAAAAGAGGACCGGCTATTCGATGGATTCGTGGTTGGTCTATAAGTCTGATGGCATTTACCAAACCCAAGCAGAAATTGATGCAACGCCTCACTTTCAGGGAACTAAACCAGGAGATATTAAGTATCTCGACGTAAATGGAGATGGTAAAATCACAGAAGACGATAGAACTCGTATTCATATGGGAAATATCCCCGAGATTGTGTACGGTATCAATATGGGCGCTTCGTGGAAAGGATTTGAGCTGAATATGCTTTGGCAAGGACAGGCAAGAGCAAGGCAGCTGATTCGCCCATTGGGATTCAATATTGATGTTGACTACTACAATAACAGATGGATATCACCAACCGAAACGCCTAATGCAAAATATCCAAGAGCATTTGACACGAAGAATGACTACATCAATACTCGAGATTCTGACTTTTGGTTAAAGGATGCCTCTTTTATCAGACTAAAGAATGTAGAGGTAGCCTATACTCTTCCAGCCAATTTGGCGAGTAAGCTAAAGATGTCGAACATTCGCGTATACGTTAGTGGTTTTAACCTCTTCTCCATCGACAAGATTAAGCTCCTAGACCCGGAGGGTACCAATACTGCAGGAATGTACTATCCGCAGCAGCGTATTTATACCGCAGGAGTAAGTTTAAGTTTTTAA